In Geotrypetes seraphini chromosome 4, aGeoSer1.1, whole genome shotgun sequence, a single window of DNA contains:
- the VTCN1 gene encoding V-set domain-containing T-cell activation inhibitor 1 encodes MASLGQIIFWSMIIIIIILAGAIALIIGLAISGNNSTMVSTSTSVARIGDDGVLYCSYVADIKQNNVIQWEKEGLSGLVLKYDKGKEDKSNQNPIFNGRTQFFPNQVVIGNASLLLRNVKLSDAGTYKCSVTTSAGRGQATVDFRVGAYSSVDVKNLTGNMLQCEAESWYPKPSVKWFNMSSGEDLTEFSETSFEKGFDPALAVVSLLKNVTHNNLYSCVIENQIARGNSDVLISDSGIKKRTQLYTLSGASQFLYHITFHCLLVPLLIYYLTQS; translated from the exons ATGGCCTCTTTGGGACAGATTATATTTTGGAG CATGATCATCATAATAATTATTCTTGCTGGGGCAATTGCATTGATTATAGGGTTAGCCATCTCAG GGAATAACTCTACCATGGTCAGCACCTCAACATCTGTGGCGAGGATTGGTGATGACGGTGTCCTATACTGCAGTTATGTGGCTGATATCAAGCAGAATAACGTAATACAGTGGGAGAAAGAAGGCTTGAGTGGGCTGGTGCTCAAGTATGACAAGGGCAAGGAAGACAAGTCCAATCAGAACCCCATCTTCAATGGACGGACACAGTTTTTTCCGAACCAGGTGGTGATCGGCAACGCATCACTCTTATTGAGGAATGTAAAGCTGTCTGACGCTGGCACCTACAAGTGTTCAGTGACCACATCAGCAGGTAGAGGACAAGCTACAGTGGACTTCCGGGTCGGAG CTTATAGTTCTGTGGATGTGAAAAACCTCACGGGCAACATGTTGCAGTGTGAAGCTGAAAGCTGGTATCCAAAACCCTCAGTAAAATGGTTCAATATGTCCTCTGGAGAGGACCTCACCGAGTTCTCGGAGACCAGCTTTGAGAAAGGTTTTGACCCGGCTCTGGCAGTGGTGTCACTCCTGAAGAATGTGACACACAATAACCTTTACTCATGCGTGATTGAAAACCAGATAGCCAGAGGGAATAGTGATGTTCTTATCAGTG ACTCTGGTATAAAGAAAAGGACTCAGTTATATACCCTAAGTGGAGCATCTCAGTTTCTCTACCATATCACGTTCCACTGCCTGCTGGTGCCTCTTTTGATCTACTACCTAACACAATCATAA